In the genome of Falco naumanni isolate bFalNau1 chromosome 5, bFalNau1.pat, whole genome shotgun sequence, the window tctctgtttgAATGTTAGGGAGAAAAAGCTAGTTATTTGCAGGAGCAATGGTGTTTGGcatttggggggttttttgatcacttgtttgtttcttcagttaCCATATTTTACCAGGTTCCTTTTACCTTTCCCCTCCAGGGTAGCAGTGGTTGGCAATGTGGACGCAGGAAAGAGCACGTTGCTGGGTGTCTTGACACATGGTGAACTAGACAATGGCCGAGGCTTTGCTCGGCAAAAGCTCTTCCGCCATAAACATGAGATTGAGTCAGGTCGCACCAGCAGCGTGGGCAATGACATTCTGGGCTTCGACAGTGAGGGCAACGTGGTGAACAAGCCTGACAGCCATGGTGGCAGCTTGGAATGGACAAAGATCTGTGAGAAATCCACCAAGGTCATTACTTTCATTGACCTGGCAGGTCATGAAAAGTACTTGAAAACCACCGTCTTTGGCATGACTGGCCATTTACCTGACTTCTGCATGCTTATGGTAGGTAGCAAGAAAGACGTACTGTACGGGGCTGTTCACAGCTTTAACAGCCTCAACTTCTTTCGTATTGCAAAGTCCCTGGGGGGTGGTGGAGGGAAGCAGCATCTCCCAGGGGTGGAGAGCAGAAGTCACTGTATCTCACCAGGACTCTTGAGGCAAGTGCCCTGGGACTGACACTCCCAGACAGGCCTAAGGTGTAtgatttttgaaaactgaaagatttCTAAATTCCAGAAAACCTGGTTAAACCAAGGAGAAATGAGTCCTTAGTTAGTGTCCAACAGCATTTGAAATGCACTGGGTCTGCTCATACAGTCCCAGTGACATATCTACAATCTAATCACAGCCTACTGCATGTCTGACACAAGACCTTCTCTGTAGCCCAGCAGGAGGAACATTTACATCCCTGTATCTTGTATCCCTGGTGTAGGTTGGCAGTAATGCTGGGATTGTTGGAATGACCAAGGAGCACTTGGGCCTGGCGCTTGCACTTAACGTTCCTGTCTTTGTTGTGGTGACCAAGATCGACATGTGCCCTGCCAACATCCTGCAAGGTGAGTCCGACCAGCTCTCTCCAGGGCTGTTTCTTACCTCTGTATGTCCTCTGCTTGAGTTGAGGAATTACTGCTGGAGAAAAATGGCTTGATCTGCTTTTGACTGCATCTTAAACATCTTccagaaatctctttttttcccttgcctgtTTTGTAGGCAGTTCACTCATAGTCACCATTTCAAAATTACCTGAATTGGAGGACTCACCTGGGTAACCAGTAAAGTGTTTGCTACAGGGTTTTGCTTAGCTGAGCTCTAAGGGGAGAAGCATACAGTTGGGTTtgtgcctttgctttctttctgggTATTTAAACCTGGAGGGAAACCCTGGAAGTTCTCttgaaagctgctttcctcctcGCCCACGGTTTGAGTGTCATCTTAAGCTTCAATCAAACTTATTGTCCAGCAGCTGTTAGGTGAAAGGGCAGCTGCTTTTTACATCCTGCTCACCTGGGCACTTCTCAAGATACACTGGTATAACTACAGCAGCTCCGTCCTGTGTCTGAACAACCAGTGCATAATAAACCATGGTTCAAAGCAGCTGCTTGTGGGCTATGGTAGCAGGACTGGACTAGACACAGGCGGGGATGGCAGTGAGCAGCAGGGGCTAGCAACAtttttgctcagcagcagttaAAGCAGCACCTCTAACCCCAGCAGTGTCCCTTTAACCTACGCTTGACGTTTTTTCAGGCTGTGATCAACTCTCACCTTTAACATTCTCTTGATGTGTTTCTCACACCTTCAGGAACATGCTGTGGTTAATGagagcaatgttttttttcGATAATCAGTCCTAAGAATCAGGAAAGTGAATGCTCCCGGTACCGTCCGTGGTTAGTTCATTATGTTTCAGGTAAACAGATGCATATGATCAGAAGATTATCTAAATGTGTCTGTAATAGATGTTCGGCAGATAAACTAAGGCCTGACTAAGATAATaactgggaaggaaggagagtcTTTGgctctgggtgaggagagaaGAGCTGCTTGTGGGAGAAGCCACTCCCATGTCCTCTTCTGTTTGTATTAAATAGACGCAAGCTTTGACTCGTGTGTCTTTGAAGAGCAGATGGCATGATTagatgtttgtgtttctttatcCAAAAACATTACTTTCCCCATAGGCAACAATTTGTTCACAAAAAACATCTAATTGGATGACAATCATAGCATATAAATGATTTGCTCTTTTAAGCCAtattggcctttttttttttttttctcactgtaaGGCACTTTGCAGGAGGCTGATGCTGGTACATCAGGTAATGCCCCTGCTAGTTGATAGATATCAgacttagaaaataaattgaagagAGGCAAAAGATTAAAGCTGGGAGCCATGAGATTCGtcccaaaatatttatttctggatCTGGTCCACCTACACTGTCCTAGACTGTGATGGTGACCTTTACCTCTTACATGCTTCTCTAACATTCTAGGGCAGGTTGATTGCCAGGGAATATCTGTTGAGGTTTGTTTGGTCAAAATTGATTTCTAATTCACATGTtctcaaatatttcagttcctgagtgctgctggttttctttgaaTTCAACATGAAAAATCCTTTATAGGAAGAGGAAATACCTTGTAACTCCTTAAAGCTACTTAATGGACAGCTATAAAATGTCTACTTCACAGCATTGCACTTGCAGATGCAAACACTTATGTCTGTTCGTGTATGATGTCGCTTGGCAGCAGGCTAGCTGGCATGAAATGGAAGATGGAATGGCTCCAAAGTCCTACCTGGGCTGCAGCAAACTCATAGTCTCATTCACGCACCTTTAGCCATCTTCTCCTGTCTATTTGTGACAAGAACACCAGTCTCCCTTCAGGGAGAGACCCCACAAAAGCGATTTGTAAAGACGGGAGATGCTGCCCTAACAATATTCATTTCACCCTTTAAGAAACCCTGAAGCTGTTACAGCGACTGCTGAAGTCCCCAGGGTGCAGGAAGATTCCCGTGCTGGTTCAGAGCAAGGATGATGTCATTGTAACAGCCTCCAACTTCAGCTCAGAGAGGTAACGGGAGTAGAGGAGAGTCATTTCTCTTTCGATCCTATTTGGAGACTGGGTGAGAAGATTCAGAAGGAGAGTCCATTGTCTAGATATGTGAAGGTTGCATTTGCCATGTGGTGTGTTGATTCCATAAGAATGTGTTGATTCTGAGCTTGACCTGCTTGTGTTCCCCTCTCTGAGACAGAAATGAGAGGCTGCTTCTGGGCAGTCTGCAGAAGATGGCAGGGTGTTCGGCTTCCTTCCATCCTGGAACCTTACACCTTTTCCTGAATGTCATTAGAAGGCAGAGGCAGTGTTGCAGGTTTTCAAACATGGGGTGTTGTTCATCTGACAGCTTGCCAGGCTCTCCCTTCCTAGCAGTATTGAATTCAGTCCCAAAATTTTGGATGTCTCCCTACATGTAGAATCCCAGGCAGGGAGGTGAACTAACTCCATTTTCATcaattttcctttacagaatGTGCCCgattttccagatttcaaatgTCACTGGGGAGAACCTAGATTTGCTGAAGATGTTTCTTAATCTCTTGTCTCCACGGACCAGTTACAGGGAAGAAGAGCCAGCAGAATTCCAGATAGATGATACTTATTCTGTCCCAGTAAGTGGCCTATTATTTGGCAGaattttctgttcctccttttaGTTTGAAGAAGGTATCTTCCCTACCGAGGGGAGTTCTAGAGCTCTTCTGCTAGCATGgtcttactgttttttcttttttggcataGGGTGTAGGAACAGTTGTGTCTGGGACAACACTGAGGGGCCTAATCAAGCTCAATGacaccctgctgctggggccagaTCCCCTTGGCAACTTCCTCCCTATTGCTGTCAAGTCCATCCACCGCAAGAGAATGCCCGTCAAAGAAGTGCGGGGAGGCCAGACTGCctcttttgctttgaaaaaggtGAGATAATCTGCTCCAGGCCCACAGAACAGAAACCACCCTCCTAATTTTAGAGTGCTCTTGGAGTTCAGCTGCAGTGAGACTGCTTTTGCAAAGCCCAGCTACCTCATTTTGCAGTGGAATAAAATCCCATAGAACCTCTGTGGATCCTATACCCTGGTTATTCCACCTGACAGCTGCCAGTGATAGTGGTGGGACCCAAGGTAATGAGGAGTGTTGCAGACATAACAAAATGGAAGCATTGGTCTCCTTTTGTGCTGGAACTGCATTAGTATCCTGGGCAGTATATGCATGCTGTTCCTCTCAGCTTGTAGGACCAGCAGCATGATTTGGGATTTAAATATTACCAAAGCTGATGTGATTCCTCCCACAAAAGCTTTCTGTCAATAGAAGCTGCACTGATTTTAAGGGGATATAGTTTAAGCTATACCAAAATTCATGTGGTCAGGCTTATCACATTGTGTTAACAGACATCGTGATTTTGGAGAGATCATCTGCTTGGATAATGTGCAACTAGGATGTATGTTTTGATTTAAAGGATGAGGGAGTTAAAACTTCTCTGTTGGTGTCCAGCATTCCCACCACTTTAACTAAAGCTTCCTTAGaaacttcagctgaagctgGGATTTTGAAACCTTTGCATAACATTGTTACATACTGCTaaacagcttctgctttgccttttggTGAGCATAAGTTAGTATCTCTGAAATCCCTTAGGATCCTTCTGGATGCAGTCAGCCAGAGAAGCAAATTTATTCCCTGGAGAATCACGCTAAGGTTTTTTGTGTCGCTGCTTTTTAGATCAAGCGTTCTTCCATCCGGAAAGGCATGGTAATGGTGTCACCCCGCCTGAATCCACAAGCATCGTGGGAGTTTGAAGCAGAGATTCTGGTGCTTCATCACCCCACCACCATCAGCCCACGATATCAGGCCATGGGTATGTGTCTCAGCATTGCCTCGTCTTTATTTCCCGGTGGTAACAGTTTGTATCAGCTCTAGCCTGAGATAATTTTGCTCCCTTGTGGCTCTGTCAAACTGAATATAAGCTATAGTTCCTGGTTTTACCTTTCCCAGCAATGTGTtagagagaggggaaggagctgaCGGCGGGAATAGGGAGGCTGTAGGTAAAAAGATGTGTGACTCCAAGTGTACTTGTAGCCTGCCTGAGCCAGAGCGCTGTGGTGCAAAGATTCTTCAGCTTCAAATGCTGATGTAAAGATGTGTTTTGGGTCCTGCCCTCTAGCCCAGCTGCTTGGTGTGTAGGATTTTGTTGGGGGTGCTTCAGGAAAGTTTCCATTTGAAGGCAGCTGTTCTAGTTtgattgtgttttctttttgaggaTTGAACAAAAGGAGCTGTGTGACCCACATAGTCTTTGGTACACAGTAGATTTTTACATTGCTGACTCAGTGCTGTTAGCTGTAGGGTAGCAAGAGATGCCTTACATGTCTCTCTGAAGCTTATTCCGCTGATGGTACTGGCTGTTGAGATCcttttacatttgtatttgcAGTGCATTGTGGCAGCATCCGTCAGACGGCCACGATTCTCAGCATGGACAAGGACTGCCTGCGGACGGGGGACAAAGCCACAGTGCACTTTCGCTTCATCAAAACCCCAGAATATTTGCATATAGACCAGCGGCTGGTCTTCCGTGAAGGCCGCACCAAAGCTGTGGGTACCATCACTAAGGTAAAGGCTGAAGTCTTGACTTTTTTCTGCCCATTAGCTACTTTCGGCACTGAGAAGCCAGCAGGAGAATCCAGATAGCTGTGGAAAATTGAGAGAAGAGACCGTCCTTCGATCACAAATGTCAGCCCTGACGTGGGTTGTGGATGACCAGTGTGCTTTGTTGTGTGGTGGGTCTTCAGCTGGTGTGAATGAGAGAATGTGAAGGTGGGGGATGAGCCAGCTGCCTCCTGGTTCTTCAGGCTCAGTCTCTTTCTGACAGCTTGTAGCTGGTCTCTTTGAGTCATGTTGTGGAAGGTTGAGTGTCACCTCAGCCGAGTGACCCTTTCCACCCTGTAAGGGTTCTTGAGGGCAGCTCAGAGGCCTAGGTTTCTTTGAACAGCTGTTGCTGCATTCTTCTCGTGATGGCTATTGGTATCAAATCTCTTGAGGCTTTTTGTTAAAAAGCAGCGTTGAACCTTGCCAGATTGGCCTAGCTATTTTAGTGCTCATTTTGGCCTCTCCCTTTGTAATCTGCAGTTACTTCAGACCACCAATAACTCACCAATGAACTCCAAGCCACAGCAGATCAAGATGCAGTCAACCAAGAAGGGAGCTGTTACGAAACGAGAGGATGGTGTTCCTCCAGCTGGGACGGCAGGTGGAGGCCCGCCAGCTGGGGACGAGGTCCCCTCAACAGCTGCAGCACCACTGACACCTACTGCCCTGCAACCATTGGTAAGTGAGGAAAATATGTCTGTCCTAGCTGTTTGCATCTTGGTTTCATCTGTTGGAGGAAGGGCACTCTAAAGCACAAGCATTATCCCCTCATACCCTTGAACTCACCTTGGGCCTCAATGTGTGACAGAAACAAATAGAAGCATCAGTAGTGTCACAGCAGAAACCAGAATTCTCTGATGCTCATGGCTGACCTTTCAGCAGCTAGCAGCTTAGGGTTCTGGGACAATTCAGGTTGGACCTCAGGAAGTGTCTAGTCTAACCTCCTGCTCTAAGTGGGATTAACTGTGaggtcagaccaggttgctcagggtttTATCCAGTCatgtcttgaaaacctccaaggtGGAAGACTGCACAACCTCCCTCAGCAACCCGTTTCACTGCTTGACTGTGCTTATAGTGAAGAAGTCTCTACATATACCCAGAAGCTGAACTACTGAAGCATCTAACAACCAGTCACAGAATGGGTTTCTACTGTCTGAATCAGAAGTAGAACATCCCTGCTCTAGGGAAATGACAACCTAAGTAGTAGTATTAGGCACAGGTCGTCTGCCTTGTCAAGGAGGGAGGATGGAGATGTCCGAGGAGAAAGAAAGGCTTATCTCTTTCTAGAGAAATTTATCCAGGTGGTTTTGTTAGTTAGGACTTCTCAGCTCAGCTTGTCCAAGAAAGGTACCTAGCTTTTCTGGGTCTGAAAGGAATGGAAACTCAATTCTAACTGCAGGCTTTGGGAGCTATTTCTCAGCTTTATTACTGATAGAAGAAAGGTCTTCTCCTTTTAGTGTACTTAGCTAGTAAGTGAAAGGTTCAGGAAGCGATTCTGTCAAGAGACCTGGTCAGTGTTCCCCCCTCTTAGTTCTAGCTATCTTGGTTGCCACTGGTCAAGTCTTGTCCTCTtgagccaggctggctgctgaaAGAGGGCCCTCTGGCAGGGGTCCTCTGCCTTTGCATGTGCCTGTGGCTTCTTAATGATCCCCCATCTCCTCCTTGTCTTGTTGTAGCGTCACTGTGGTTGCAGGTAGTGCTCCCAGCTTGCTCTTTGTTTTGTCCCTCCCCCTGAGAGTTTGTGttgcttttgttcttgcttACCTCTGCCTCTCTCTCCTTGCtgtctcccctcagcctgcaCTGGATGAAGAGCCCCACATCCGTGAGGGCAATAAGGTATTTGGCTGCTTTAAAGGAGAACGGTGGTGGGCTTGCTGGCTTGAGGCTGGGAACAGTTAGGTTAGCAAGAGAGCCCTGGTAGGGGGGTTGGGGGCCTTTCCTTCCATTCTGCACAAAGCCAAGGGAGCCTGAGGCCTTGGTTTCTCAGATGCTGAGCCCCATGGCACTTGCTGACTCTCATGGGAGTGAAATGTTCAGAAAATTGGGAAATCAGGTCCTTTCCAGCTTGAAGGGCTGAACTTCATGGTATATCTGACTCCTCCTTCCTTCATGGTGTGTCTGtctgccttctctcctccctgcagtgGTAGGAGGTTGCTCAGTCACAACTGCTGTCCTGCTGTCTGGGTGTGTATGTAATCCATCCGAACTCCTGCTGTGTTGATACTCTGATTCAGAGGTCACTGCACACTAAAGTGTCTCTTCTTGTTTTCAGTCAAAAGTCGGAGGAGGAGGCCGGCGACGTGGGGGTCAGCGCCATAAAGTGAAGTCTCAGGGAGCCTGTGTGACTCCTGCCAGTGGCTGCTGAATTTCTTACTCCTCCTCCCTCTGAGGaattcctccccttcccttcatTTCTTATCCAAAAGATCCAGAGCAGCTTAAACCAAAACCCATCCCAGCTGATTGGCTGCAGAAGAATCGTCTCTCCTCGCTGAAGGAAGCGATGAAGAGCATAATTTATAAGCTAATGAAGGTGATAAGACACACAGAACTGAGTAACTGacaccttcctcctccccccatcGACACATTTTTGTACATCATGGGCTTAGTTTTTATTCTTagtttttattatattttgtgtGCATGAAGATGAGAGTCTGGATAGAACTGCAAAGAGCCAGTtagctgcctccctcctccctcacccCTTTCTGTCCACAGGACTTGCTGCTCTCCTCCTGTTTGCTGTCTCAGATCCAGGGATTAGCAAATGCCTGAAATTTCAGACTTGCAAAGGTTAAAACATGTTGTTAGGATGGCTCCATAGGGCATTGTTTCCTCACcactgcagccctgtgccaaATATGTTTCTGGATTCCCTCCATCTTAAACTGTTCCTGAGTGGGTTTAATTTAGTGACTGAAGTTTGATAGAGATAGTAAGAAATTTCATTAGTTGGAAAtctaagaaagaaacaaataggaAAGCAGTTCTTGATGTTGAGGAATCCTATACTGAATATCCTTCTCAAATACGTTGATAGCACTTAAGATTTTAATTAGAGACAGAATGAAATGGGCAGACATTTGCCCATCCTGTTTCACTTCCCgtcatgctgctttttctattGTTTGTTCAGTGCGCAGTGGAGCAAATCTAACCTGCCTCtgaaggctgcagcagctcaatTGACAGTATTAAGAATATAGTGCAGGAGCACTTGGTCCATCCCTTGAGCCAGGGAAAGCCTCACCTCGATGGACAGAGATCACAGGTGGTAATATACTTCTGAAACAGAGACACCAGGGAAACGTGACCTCCACTTGATTTTGTTTACTCCAAGGTTTCCCAAATCTTTTCTGGAACTCACTGGCCAAACTTTGCCATGGCAGAGGCAAGATTTGTCTTCTTCCCTCTTGGATGAAGAGGCCAAGGATGAATTAGTACTAAAATTATAGAAATACTTTCAGGTTTGAAAGTATGTGGTAATTTTTCTgacttgcatttaattttttttaagattgtgggtttttttatgacaAATTCTGGCTTCTCCAGGAAGGCCCTGCAAGGACGGTGTGTAAATTAACTGTATTGTTACCATGCTTTTTAACTCTGCTTTGTGCAAGTGATCAACTCTGTGCTGATTTTGATGTCTCCTTCTAACACTGCCTCTTGGTTCTCATGAGGACAGGAGTGATCCTCTGCCAGCTTGTGGTGAGCTGTGGGAGCATTTTGAGGGAGGAGGTGGTATCCTCAGCAAATCGTCGCTCTCCCCAGCAGGTGTGGTCGGCCTCGGTTTCTTTGAGGGCTTCCTCCTCCAATGAAGGACTTTAATTAGAGGGAGACTGTAAAGTTTCTGTCCCTCCTTAGCGGGTTGTTCCTGTTTCTCACTCTGTGGCACCTGTGTGCAGTTCATTTCAGTTCACCTTGTGATTCAAGGTAGGCTTTCAAGCGGACAGAGCGACAGCAGGCTTAGTGGGGAGAGCGCATCTCCCGATGCCAGCACCAGCACTCCAAGAGCATTAAGTGGcatgggagaggggagaaatgTGGTTTGGGGGGGCAAGGGTACTTTGCCTTAGAGACTGCAGTGGCCTGAGTGTGGGTGGAAGGGGGAGGTCAGACAGTCCTTTCCAAGCTATGTGCCTAAATACCAGCACTCTTCTGGTGAGGGAGGAATTATAGGCGGCTACAACACTAATAGCACCCGCATTGTGAGGGGGTGTGAAGTGTGGCTAAGCAGGGCACAAGGGCCTGGTTGGTTTGTCTTCTGGCCCTGTAGCAGCATCGGACTGCATCTGATTTCACTGCCCTCTATTTCTGAGGGGAGCAGCGAGCTCCGGGCAGTATTCTCTTTCTCCATTCCTTGTGCTCCAAGTGAAGGAGACTGCTGAGACTGGAAGAAGGTTTACTTCAGTTTGTGCAAAGGAGGTGGTGTGATCTCTCTTTTGTGACCAGCATTCAAAGATCACTCGGGCTGGTGTGatctataaaataaattttaaacaagtttGTTCCAAGTTAAAGTATGTCTTGTTGCTTTTTGTCCCTCTGGAAAAATCAGTGCTTGCCGCTTTAATGCCAGAAGCCAGACCAAGTGGGTTTGCCTGGCACCAGGCTCCTTTGCTGGCTATGAGGCTGCATTCATCGTGATGGCAGGGGAGGGCATGCCGTGCTGTAGGAGAGCTGCCGCTGAGCCTCTGCGTAGCCCCTGACAGCTTTTACTCTAAGATTTGGTGCTTCTCAGTGACAGAGTAG includes:
- the GTPBP1 gene encoding GTP-binding protein 1 isoform X2, whose translation is MAAAERSRSPMGGSPVPACMFAPEPGSPGGGPRVAAAACPLRAAFDAEDGEALNGEPEIDLTSKLVMVSPTSEQYDSLLRQMSERIDEGCGETIYVIGQGSDGTEYGLSEADMEASYATLKSMAEQIEADVILLREHQEAGGKVRDYLVRKRVGDNDFLEVRVAVVGNVDAGKSTLLGVLTHGELDNGRGFARQKLFRHKHEIESGRTSSVGNDILGFDSEGNVVNKPDSHGGSLEWTKICEKSTKVITFIDLAGHEKYLKTTVFGMTGHLPDFCMLMVGSNAGIVGMTKEHLGLALALNVPVFVVVTKIDMCPANILQETLKLLQRLLKSPGCRKIPVLVQSKDDVIVTASNFSSERMCPIFQISNVTGENLDLLKMFLNLLSPRTSYREEEPAEFQIDDTYSVPGVGTVVSGTTLRGLIKLNDTLLLGPDPLGNFLPIAVKSIHRKRMPVKEVRGGQTASFALKKIKRSSIRKGMVMVSPRLNPQASWEFEAEILVLHHPTTISPRYQAMVHCGSIRQTATILSMDKDCLRTGDKATVHFRFIKTPEYLHIDQRLVFREGRTKAVGTITKLLQTTNNSPMNSKPQQIKMQSTKKGAVTKREDGVPPAGTAGGGPPAGDEVPSTAAAPLTPTALQPLSKVGGGGRRRGGQRHKVKSQGACVTPASGC
- the GTPBP1 gene encoding GTP-binding protein 1 isoform X1, which produces MAAAERSRSPMGGSPVPACMFAPEPGSPGGGPRVAAAACPLRAAFDAEDGEALNGEPEIDLTSKLVMVSPTSEQYDSLLRQMSERIDEGCGETIYVIGQGSDGTEYGLSEADMEASYATLKSMAEQIEADVILLREHQEAGGKVRDYLVRKRVGDNDFLEVRVAVVGNVDAGKSTLLGVLTHGELDNGRGFARQKLFRHKHEIESGRTSSVGNDILGFDSEGNVVNKPDSHGGSLEWTKICEKSTKVITFIDLAGHEKYLKTTVFGMTGHLPDFCMLMVGSNAGIVGMTKEHLGLALALNVPVFVVVTKIDMCPANILQETLKLLQRLLKSPGCRKIPVLVQSKDDVIVTASNFSSERMCPIFQISNVTGENLDLLKMFLNLLSPRTSYREEEPAEFQIDDTYSVPGVGTVVSGTTLRGLIKLNDTLLLGPDPLGNFLPIAVKSIHRKRMPVKEVRGGQTASFALKKIKRSSIRKGMVMVSPRLNPQASWEFEAEILVLHHPTTISPRYQAMVHCGSIRQTATILSMDKDCLRTGDKATVHFRFIKTPEYLHIDQRLVFREGRTKAVGTITKLLQTTNNSPMNSKPQQIKMQSTKKGAVTKREDGVPPAGTAGGGPPAGDEVPSTAAAPLTPTALQPLPALDEEPHIREGNKSKVGGGGRRRGGQRHKVKSQGACVTPASGC
- the GTPBP1 gene encoding GTP-binding protein 1 isoform X3, which produces MVSPTSEQYDSLLRQMSERIDEGCGETIYVIGQGSDGTEYGLSEADMEASYATLKSMAEQIEADVILLREHQEAGGKVRDYLVRKRVGDNDFLEVRVAVVGNVDAGKSTLLGVLTHGELDNGRGFARQKLFRHKHEIESGRTSSVGNDILGFDSEGNVVNKPDSHGGSLEWTKICEKSTKVITFIDLAGHEKYLKTTVFGMTGHLPDFCMLMVGSNAGIVGMTKEHLGLALALNVPVFVVVTKIDMCPANILQETLKLLQRLLKSPGCRKIPVLVQSKDDVIVTASNFSSERMCPIFQISNVTGENLDLLKMFLNLLSPRTSYREEEPAEFQIDDTYSVPGVGTVVSGTTLRGLIKLNDTLLLGPDPLGNFLPIAVKSIHRKRMPVKEVRGGQTASFALKKIKRSSIRKGMVMVSPRLNPQASWEFEAEILVLHHPTTISPRYQAMVHCGSIRQTATILSMDKDCLRTGDKATVHFRFIKTPEYLHIDQRLVFREGRTKAVGTITKLLQTTNNSPMNSKPQQIKMQSTKKGAVTKREDGVPPAGTAGGGPPAGDEVPSTAAAPLTPTALQPLPALDEEPHIREGNKSKVGGGGRRRGGQRHKVKSQGACVTPASGC